Proteins from a genomic interval of Danio rerio strain Tuebingen ecotype United States chromosome 4, GRCz12tu, whole genome shotgun sequence:
- the LOC137491257 gene encoding uncharacterized protein, which yields MAFIKEESEDVKIEETFTVKQEDQQKQTDLIEEYEGSKEEEHHVKIEEKTHLQTDGVLKRRDKNRFTCTQCGRSFGRKGDLKIHMRIHTGEKISTCTQCGKSFGRKDHLKIHMMIHTGEKPFTCTQCGKSFSYSSHLNEHMRIHTGEKPFTCTQCGKSFSHLSSLNQHIRIHTGEKPFTCTQCGKSFRHSLILKQHIRIHTGEKPFTCTQCGKSFRQSSSLNYHKKIHTGEKPFTCTQCGKSFSQSSSFNYHMRIHTGEKPFKCTQCGKSFRISTSLNLHMMSHTREKPFTCT from the coding sequence acttaATTGAAGAGTacgaggggagtaaagaggaggaacatcatgtcaaaattgaggaaaaaactcatttacagactgatggtgttttgaaaaggagagacaagaatcgtttcacctgcactcaatgTGGAaggagttttggaagaaaaggcgatcttaagattcacatgaggatccacactggagagaaaatatccacatgcactcagtgtggaaagagttttggaagaaaagaccatcttaagattcacatgatgatccacactggagagaaaccattcacatgcactcagtgtgggaagagtttcagctactcatcacaccttaatgaacacatgaggatccacaccggagagaaaccattcacatgcactcagtgtgggaagagtttcagccatttatcatcccttaatcaacacataaggatccacactggagaaaaaccattcacatgcactcagtgtgggaagagtttcagacactCATTAATTCTTAAacaacacataaggatccacaccggagagaaaccattcacatgcactcagtgtgggaagagtttcagacaatcatcatcccttaattaccacaaaaagatccacactggagagaaaccattcacatgcactcagtgtgggaaaagtttcagccaatcatcatcttttaattaccacatgaggatccacactggagagaaaccattcaaatgcactcagtgtgggaagagtttcagaatATCAACATCCCTCAATTTACACATGATGAGCCACACtcgagagaaaccattcacttgcacttaa